The sequence below is a genomic window from Nitrospirota bacterium.
TCATCCTCCGGGGCACGGGGTTTATGGCGGGCTCGCCCACGGCCACCGGAAGTCCCGGGCGCGTGACCAGGCCCACGCCCTGCCCTCCCCGTATCACCAGTGCCCGGCCTTCGTGAATGCGCTCCACCCGGGCGCCTATCTCTGCGCCATGGGTGATGTCGGGGTCGTCGCCGGCGTCCTTGATGACCGAGGCATAGGCCGTCCCGTCACCAAGGGAGGCCTCCTTGAGGCGGAACGCGGCCTCTTGGCCGCCGGGAAGGGTGATGGCGACCCGGCCTTCCGCGCCCCGGCCCAGGAGCAGGGCCGCCCCCGCCTTTGCGGCGGCGGCGGCACAGGCCCCCGTGGTGTATCCGCTCCTCAGAGGCTTGCGCTCAGGCACCGGCCAGCCTCTCCAGAAGAAGCCTCCGGGCCTCCCCCACGGTGAGGGGGAGCCGGGGGAAGGTAACGCCGTCCCGGTCCCTCAGTTGCCAGATAAGCTCCGCGATATGCGGGAGGCGAAGCTTTACCCGGGCCATGTCCTCCGGCGCGGTGAAGACCTCCTCGGGGCTTCCGCCCCGGGTGATGCGCCCGTGGCTCAGAATATGAAGCGTGCTCAGGAAAAGCGGCACTAGGTCCACGCTGTGGGTGGCCATGACGATGGTGACCCCCTCCCGGTTGAGCGCCATCAGAAGCTCCATCATGGCGTACTCCCCCATGGGGTCCAGTCCCCCGGTAGGCTCGTCCATGAGGAGCACTTCGTGGCCCATGGCCAGAAGCCCTGCGATGGAGACCCGTTTTTTCTGGCCGAAGCTCAGGTTGTGGATGCCCTTGCGGGCGTGCTCGTGCATGTCCACGGCCTTGAGGGCCCGGAGGACGCGCCTGTGCACTTCCTCCTCCTCGAAGCCCATGTTATGGGGGCCGAAGGCCACGTCCTCGGCCACCGTGGCCGCGAAGAGCTGGTTGTCCGGATTCTGAAAGACAAGCCCCACCTTGCGGTAGATCTCCCTGGGAGTAAGGGCGCGGACCTCCTGGCCGTCCAGGCGGACGCTGCCCCGGTAATCCTTCAGGAGGCCGTCCAGGGCCCCGAGCAAAGTGGTCTTGCCCGAACCGTTTGAGCCCAGGACGCCCACGAACTCGCCGCTACGGACGTCGAGGTCGATTCCCGAGAGCGCCTCCGTCCCGTCGGGATAGCGGTAGGAAAGCCCTCTGGCCCTGAGCCTCACGCCAGGGTCCATACCGTCCCCAGAACCAGCAGAAACACGGCCGCCGCCGCGGCCTCGCGGAGCCTCACGGGCCCGTGGCCGAGCTTCGGGAAATCGCCGTCATAACCCCTTTGGGCCAGAGCCGTGGCCGTGTGCTGGCTCTGCTCCAGGGCCTTCAGAACAAGAGAGCCCGCAAGTATGCCGAAGGAGCGCAGCCCGCGCCTCACGCTCGAATAACCCAGACGGTTCTTCTGTGCGTTATATATGACCACGGCGTCCTCGAGCAGGACGAAGATATACCTGTAGGCGAGCATCAGCACCTCTATCAGCCCCCTGGGCACCCTGAGCCACGACAGGGCGGCCATGGTCTCGGCAAAGGGCGTGGCAAAGCCCATCACGGCGACTATGGATACCGCGCCCGCTATCCTGCTTGCCAGCAGGAGCCCCTCCACGAGCCCGTCCCTGTACCCCGTGATGCCCATGCCGAAGACCTGCACCGAGAAGAGCGCGTCCTTGCCCGTGAAGAAAAACTTCAGGAGCACCGCCATCAGGGCGATGAACGCCGGCTCCGAAAACCTCAGGACGAAGAGCCTCAGGGGCACCCTCATCCTTACGCAGAGCCCCAGGCACATGAGCGCCACCAGCAGAGGGAAGGCGTACCCCCTGTAGCTCAGCACCATCACCAGGAGCACGAGGCCGCTCAGGAGCTTCACCCTCGCGTCGACTTTGGCGAGGAAATGTTCGTTCCTGTAGTGCCCGGTAAGCCGCTCCATCGCTTTAATCTATGTCTCCTCGTTTTCTTCCCGGGCGGCCGAGCCCTTCTGCTCCATGAGCACCCTCCAGTAATACCCGCCTGCGAAGCCGCCGACCGCGCCGCCCAGCAGGAAGACGAAAAGCAGGAGGTCTCCCTTGTCGGTGTTGATGTACGGGTCTCTTGCCTCCCTGCCGTGCTCCTCCGCGTACTTCTCGACAACGGTCTCGTCCACGCCGCTCCACCGGGCCCTTGCCGGATGTATCGGGGCCGCAAAAGTAAGAAGGCACAGCGCCATCAGGAAAAACACCACTCCTTTCATGCCGTCACCTCCTCGGGCCGGAGAACGCGCATCTTCACAAGGAGGTCCGGCCTCTTCCTGTAAAGGA
It includes:
- a CDS encoding ATP-binding cassette domain-containing protein: MDPGVRLRARGLSYRYPDGTEALSGIDLDVRSGEFVGVLGSNGSGKTTLLGALDGLLKDYRGSVRLDGQEVRALTPREIYRKVGLVFQNPDNQLFAATVAEDVAFGPHNMGFEEEEVHRRVLRALKAVDMHEHARKGIHNLSFGQKKRVSIAGLLAMGHEVLLMDEPTGGLDPMGEYAMMELLMALNREGVTIVMATHSVDLVPLFLSTLHILSHGRITRGGSPEEVFTAPEDMARVKLRLPHIAELIWQLRDRDGVTFPRLPLTVGEARRLLLERLAGA
- the cbiQ gene encoding cobalt ECF transporter T component CbiQ — protein: MERLTGHYRNEHFLAKVDARVKLLSGLVLLVMVLSYRGYAFPLLVALMCLGLCVRMRVPLRLFVLRFSEPAFIALMAVLLKFFFTGKDALFSVQVFGMGITGYRDGLVEGLLLASRIAGAVSIVAVMGFATPFAETMAALSWLRVPRGLIEVLMLAYRYIFVLLEDAVVIYNAQKNRLGYSSVRRGLRSFGILAGSLVLKALEQSQHTATALAQRGYDGDFPKLGHGPVRLREAAAAAVFLLVLGTVWTLA
- a CDS encoding cobalt ABC transporter permease; its protein translation is MKGVVFFLMALCLLTFAAPIHPARARWSGVDETVVEKYAEEHGREARDPYINTDKGDLLLFVFLLGGAVGGFAGGYYWRVLMEQKGSAAREENEET